In a single window of the Flavobacterium sp. W4I14 genome:
- a CDS encoding fucose permease (product_source=COG0738; cog=COG0738; transmembrane_helix_parts=Inside_1_4,TMhelix_5_24,Outside_25_29,TMhelix_30_47,Inside_48_50), whose product MRTAILIVGVSLFMAGPIAKLYHLDHANNYMIASGLGLVMITALAFIKKK is encoded by the coding sequence ATGAGAACTGCGATTTTAATAGTGGGAGTAAGTTTATTTATGGCTGGACCCATAGCTAAACTATACCATTTAGATCATGCCAATAATTATATGATTGCATCTGGATTAGGGCTGGTGATGATTACTGCCCTGGCCTTTATAAAGAAGAAATAA
- a CDS encoding putative transposase (product_source=KO:K07491; cog=COG1943; ko=KO:K07491; smart=SM01321; superfamily=143422), translating into MKYNPLIHHRRSIRLRGYDYAKAGAYFITICCEDRLHRFGKVSDNKMILNQSGTIAYNEWINLADRFSNFELDVFQVMPNHVHGIMVFSDISSFSTAVEATLAVAQEEDELNRATARVAPTISDIVGAYKSIVSNACLQLFKSHDKIMGKLWQRNYYEHIIRDERAYNNISNYIINNPSKWDEDKFHL; encoded by the coding sequence ATGAAATATAATCCTTTGATACATCATCGAAGATCGATCAGGTTAAGGGGTTACGATTATGCAAAAGCAGGAGCTTATTTCATCACGATCTGCTGTGAAGATAGGCTTCATAGATTTGGAAAGGTTTCAGACAATAAAATGATCTTAAATCAATCTGGAACTATCGCTTATAACGAATGGATTAATTTAGCGGATAGATTTTCTAATTTCGAACTTGATGTTTTTCAGGTTATGCCGAATCATGTGCACGGCATAATGGTATTCTCAGATATTTCTTCTTTTTCTACTGCTGTCGAGGCGACCCTTGCGGTCGCCCAAGAAGAAGATGAATTAAACCGGGCGACCGCAAGGGTCGCCCCGACAATTTCCGACATTGTTGGCGCATATAAATCAATTGTTTCTAATGCGTGCCTACAACTATTCAAATCGCACGATAAAATAATGGGAAAGCTATGGCAAAGGAACTACTATGAACACATTATCCGCGATGAAAGAGCATACAATAACATCTCGAACTATATTATAAATAATCCCAGTAAGTGGGACGAAGACAAATTCCATCTATAA